The following are encoded in a window of Qipengyuania soli genomic DNA:
- the accB gene encoding acetyl-CoA carboxylase biotin carboxyl carrier protein: MADHKGTAGKSGMNVDTALVRELAEMLGETGLTEIEVEDGERKIRVSRGGGVAMAAPAMPMMTSAPAAAPAAAAPAPEAPAAADTAGAIKSPMVGTVYLAPEPGAADFVKVGDSVKEGQTLVIVEAMKVMNPIAADKSGMVKAILVENAQPVEFDQPLIVIG, from the coding sequence ATGGCCGACCATAAAGGCACCGCCGGCAAGTCCGGAATGAACGTCGATACCGCTCTCGTGCGCGAACTTGCCGAGATGCTGGGCGAAACCGGTCTCACCGAAATCGAAGTCGAGGATGGCGAGCGGAAAATCCGCGTGTCGCGCGGCGGCGGGGTGGCGATGGCCGCTCCCGCGATGCCGATGATGACGTCTGCCCCCGCTGCCGCACCTGCTGCAGCCGCCCCTGCACCTGAAGCACCCGCAGCCGCGGATACCGCCGGCGCAATCAAGTCTCCCATGGTCGGTACTGTCTATCTCGCTCCCGAACCGGGCGCAGCCGACTTCGTGAAGGTCGGCGACAGCGTCAAGGAAGGCCAGACGCTGGTCATCGTCGAGGCGATGAAGGTGATGAACCCGATCGCCGCCGACAAGTCGGGCATGGTCAAGGCCATCCTTGTCGAGAACGCCCAGCCGGTCGAATTCGACCAGCCGCTTATCGTCATCGGCTGA
- the yajC gene encoding preprotein translocase subunit YajC has product MLDFLAAASSTAAQPPAWTGWILPLGMLLILWFLIIRPQMRQQKQHREKVEGLKKGDEVVTGGGLVGKITKVEEHFVHVEVAKGMVVKAVRGTIGEVLSSRGTPAAND; this is encoded by the coding sequence ATGCTCGATTTCCTTGCCGCCGCCAGTTCCACCGCGGCCCAGCCGCCCGCTTGGACCGGCTGGATCCTGCCTCTCGGCATGCTGCTGATCCTGTGGTTCCTCATAATCCGTCCGCAGATGCGCCAGCAGAAGCAGCACCGCGAAAAGGTCGAGGGGCTCAAGAAAGGCGATGAAGTCGTGACCGGTGGTGGACTCGTCGGCAAGATCACCAAGGTGGAAGAGCACTTCGTCCATGTGGAAGTGGCCAAGGGCATGGTGGTGAAGGCGGTTCGCGGCACCATCGGCGAAGTCCTGTCCTCGCGCGGCACGCCCGCGGCGAACGACTGA
- a CDS encoding nuclear transport factor 2 family protein, whose amino-acid sequence MNPAFDNLDRMLAIWNSDDAEEKRRLADLALEHNVHFADPNHNIVGRDAFLAMAEHVQKRIPGAIYSRASRIDVQNNFCRYHWAIDLNGQRLMDGFDMTEVNDSGRIVKVIGFFGKLEGDASSM is encoded by the coding sequence ATGAACCCTGCCTTCGACAACCTCGACCGCATGCTGGCGATCTGGAATTCCGACGATGCGGAAGAGAAACGCCGGCTGGCCGACCTGGCGCTGGAACATAACGTCCATTTCGCCGATCCCAATCACAACATTGTCGGGCGCGATGCATTCCTGGCAATGGCCGAACACGTGCAAAAGCGCATCCCCGGCGCGATCTATTCCCGCGCCAGCCGCATCGACGTGCAGAACAATTTCTGCCGCTATCACTGGGCCATCGACCTGAACGGCCAGCGCCTGATGGACGGCTTCGACATGACCGAGGTCAACGACAGTGGCAGGATCGTGAAAGTGATCGGCTTTTTCGGGAAACTTGAAGGGGACGCTTCAAGCATGTGA
- a CDS encoding hydrogen peroxide-inducible genes activator: MPSIRQFEMFAKIAETGSMGEAALALGLTQPALSQQLRSLEDALGLKLFERVPKGMQLTPGGRELIQSARSVLGAVRDFGEVADRVASRPAGTIRFGVTPTIGPYLMPQVIKELHRRYPALRLYIREGIPSVQQGELAAGELDMVLSPMPIAGRGLHIEPLFREPLRIVAPPDDPLLTLDRLTRRSFGGRTFLTLDHRHHYHRQLEGVCAQFGATILADYEGTSLDALRQMAASGVGLAMLPEIYVRSNAGGIDGVRIAEPGNWTEYRSVGAAWRSSAVFAKLYQEVADIVSEEARRLLAN; this comes from the coding sequence ATGCCCTCGATCCGCCAGTTCGAGATGTTCGCCAAGATCGCCGAGACCGGCAGCATGGGGGAGGCTGCCTTGGCGCTCGGCCTGACGCAGCCGGCCCTTAGCCAGCAGCTCCGCTCGCTCGAGGACGCGCTGGGCCTGAAACTCTTCGAGCGCGTGCCCAAGGGCATGCAACTGACGCCCGGGGGCCGCGAACTCATCCAATCCGCGCGTAGCGTGCTTGGTGCGGTGAGGGATTTCGGCGAAGTCGCCGACCGGGTGGCCTCGCGACCCGCTGGCACCATCCGTTTTGGCGTAACGCCTACCATCGGCCCCTACCTGATGCCGCAAGTCATCAAGGAGCTCCACCGGCGCTACCCCGCACTCCGGCTCTACATCCGCGAGGGCATCCCCTCGGTCCAGCAAGGCGAATTGGCAGCGGGAGAACTCGACATGGTCCTGTCGCCCATGCCTATCGCGGGTCGTGGCCTGCACATAGAACCGCTTTTTCGTGAGCCGTTACGGATCGTGGCACCGCCGGACGATCCACTCCTTACGCTCGACAGGCTCACGAGGCGTTCGTTCGGTGGCCGAACATTCCTCACACTCGACCACCGCCATCACTATCACCGTCAACTCGAAGGGGTTTGCGCGCAGTTCGGCGCCACGATTCTGGCGGATTACGAGGGAACCAGCCTCGATGCGTTGCGGCAAATGGCTGCCTCGGGCGTCGGCCTGGCAATGCTGCCCGAAATCTACGTCCGCTCGAACGCGGGCGGGATCGACGGCGTGAGGATCGCCGAGCCCGGCAACTGGACCGAATACCGCAGCGTAGGGGCGGCCTGGCGCTCGTCTGCTGTGTTCGCGAAGTTGTATCAGGAGGTCGCCGACATCGTCAGCGAAGAGGCCCGGCGCCTGCTGGCCAATTAG
- a CDS encoding carbonic anhydrase: MMLSLMWRRDGGPGRTSFEESMMKNFAIAAALTLGLSGAAIAQDKDWSFGDGETHEHWGDIRAEYATCDAGSMQSPIDLTSPDARGDIKLETRFGEASGKLALAKQKVQIDFTPGQGKGMTSGDKTFDLLQVHFHTPSEHAVNGKRYPMVAHFVHATQAGELGVLGVFFTEGSENPAIDALLKAHAKGNGAALSVNIDDMIPTDLDVYRYMGSLTTPPCSEGVNWHVADVSVEASAAQIAKLSGALGPSARSIQPRNGRLLVAPE; this comes from the coding sequence ATGATGCTTTCCCTCATGTGGCGCCGCGATGGCGGCCCAGGCCGCACGAGTTTCGAGGAGAGCATGATGAAGAACTTCGCAATTGCCGCAGCGCTGACGCTCGGTCTGTCCGGTGCTGCCATTGCGCAGGACAAGGACTGGTCATTCGGCGACGGCGAGACCCACGAGCACTGGGGTGACATCCGAGCCGAATACGCCACTTGCGACGCGGGCAGTATGCAGTCTCCCATCGACCTCACCAGCCCCGACGCCCGTGGCGACATCAAGCTCGAAACCCGCTTCGGCGAAGCCAGCGGCAAGCTCGCGCTGGCCAAGCAGAAGGTCCAGATCGACTTCACGCCCGGACAGGGCAAGGGCATGACCAGCGGCGACAAGACCTTCGACCTGCTGCAGGTTCACTTTCACACGCCCTCGGAGCATGCCGTAAACGGCAAGCGCTATCCGATGGTGGCGCACTTCGTTCACGCGACGCAGGCCGGGGAGCTCGGCGTCCTCGGTGTCTTCTTCACCGAGGGGAGCGAGAATCCCGCCATCGATGCCCTGTTGAAGGCTCATGCCAAGGGCAATGGTGCCGCCCTCTCGGTCAACATCGATGACATGATCCCGACCGATCTCGACGTCTATCGCTACATGGGTTCGCTCACCACGCCGCCATGCAGCGAAGGGGTGAACTGGCATGTCGCAGACGTTTCGGTCGAGGCTAGCGCTGCACAGATCGCCAAGCTCAGCGGCGCTCTCGGACCCAGCGCGCGTTCAATCCAGCCGCGCAACGGCCGCCTGCTGGTCGCTCCCGAATAA
- a CDS encoding holin family protein — protein sequence MPLIESLIGPIASIIDKVIPDKEARAKAKLELLTLEGTQELKQIEARLSAIVAEAQSSDPWTSRARPSFLYTMYALILFSVPMGVIAAFNPAAAFAIGDGMTRYLAALPDALYALFGTGYLGYSAARQWGKVKGVDQ from the coding sequence ATGCCGCTCATCGAATCGCTTATCGGCCCGATCGCCTCGATCATCGACAAGGTCATCCCCGACAAGGAAGCCCGTGCCAAGGCCAAGCTCGAACTGCTGACGCTGGAAGGCACACAGGAACTCAAGCAGATCGAGGCACGCCTGTCGGCGATCGTCGCCGAGGCGCAGAGCAGCGACCCTTGGACCAGCCGTGCCCGTCCCAGCTTCCTCTACACCATGTACGCGCTCATCCTGTTCAGCGTGCCGATGGGGGTGATCGCCGCCTTCAATCCTGCTGCTGCCTTTGCCATCGGCGACGGCATGACCAGATACCTCGCTGCGTTGCCCGATGCGCTCTACGCGCTCTTCGGCACGGGCTACCTCGGCTATTCCGCTGCGCGCCAATGGGGGAAGGTCAAGGGCGTCGATCAGTAG
- the accC gene encoding acetyl-CoA carboxylase biotin carboxylase subunit produces the protein MGISRILIANRGEIALRIHRAAHEMGIETVAVHSTADADAMHVRLADHAVCIGPPSATDSYLNIANIISAAEIAHADAIHPGYGFLSENAKFAEIVEAHDLKWIGPKPEHIRTMGDKVEAKRTAGALGLPLVPGSDGAVSDIDEAREIAAEIGYPVIIKAASGGGGRGMKVCESEDQLETLMQQAGSEAKAAFGDATVYIEKYLGNPRHIEFQVFGDGNGNAIHLGERDCSLQRRHQKVLEEAPSPVLSVEDRMRMGEICAKAMRDMAYRGAGTIEFLWEDGEFYFIEMNTRLQVEHPVTEAITGLDLVREQIRIADGQPLSVTQDEIEFKGHAIECRINAEDPWTFAPSPGLVSYFHAAGGMHVRVDSGLYAGYRIPPYYDSMIAKLIVYGRTRNGCMMRLKRALEEMVVEGVKTNIPLHQALLQQADVQSGDYSIKWLEEWLKEREG, from the coding sequence ATGGGTATTTCGCGCATACTGATCGCCAACCGCGGCGAAATCGCGCTGCGCATCCATCGCGCGGCGCATGAAATGGGCATCGAGACGGTCGCGGTCCACTCCACCGCCGACGCCGATGCCATGCATGTCCGCCTCGCCGACCACGCGGTGTGCATCGGTCCGCCGAGTGCGACCGACAGCTACCTCAACATCGCCAACATCATCTCGGCCGCCGAGATCGCGCATGCCGATGCGATCCACCCGGGTTATGGCTTCCTGTCCGAGAACGCCAAGTTCGCCGAGATCGTCGAAGCGCATGACCTCAAATGGATCGGCCCCAAGCCCGAACACATCCGCACCATGGGCGACAAGGTCGAGGCGAAGCGCACCGCGGGCGCCCTCGGCCTGCCGCTGGTGCCCGGCTCCGACGGTGCCGTCTCCGACATCGACGAGGCGCGCGAGATCGCAGCCGAGATCGGCTACCCCGTCATCATCAAGGCGGCGAGCGGCGGCGGTGGTCGCGGCATGAAGGTGTGCGAGAGCGAGGACCAGCTCGAGACGCTGATGCAGCAGGCCGGCAGCGAGGCGAAAGCCGCCTTCGGCGACGCGACCGTCTATATCGAGAAATATCTCGGTAATCCGCGCCACATCGAATTCCAGGTCTTCGGTGACGGCAATGGCAATGCCATCCATCTCGGCGAACGCGACTGCTCGCTCCAGCGCCGCCACCAGAAGGTGCTCGAGGAAGCGCCCTCCCCCGTCCTCTCGGTCGAGGACCGCATGCGGATGGGCGAAATCTGCGCCAAGGCGATGCGCGACATGGCCTATCGCGGCGCCGGCACCATCGAATTCCTGTGGGAAGACGGCGAGTTCTACTTCATCGAGATGAACACCCGCCTGCAGGTCGAACATCCGGTTACCGAAGCGATCACCGGCCTCGACCTCGTGCGCGAACAGATCCGCATCGCCGATGGCCAGCCGCTTTCGGTCACGCAGGACGAGATCGAGTTCAAAGGACACGCCATCGAGTGCCGCATCAATGCGGAAGACCCCTGGACCTTCGCGCCATCGCCCGGCCTCGTCAGCTACTTCCACGCCGCCGGCGGGATGCACGTGCGCGTCGATAGCGGGCTCTATGCCGGCTACCGGATCCCGCCGTACTACGACAGCATGATTGCCAAGCTGATCGTATACGGTCGCACCCGCAACGGCTGCATGATGCGCCTCAAGCGTGCGCTCGAGGAAATGGTCGTGGAAGGGGTGAAAACCAATATCCCGCTGCACCAGGCGCTGCTCCAGCAGGCGGACGTTCAGAGCGGAGATTACTCGATCAAATGGCTCGAGGAATGGTTGAAGGAGCGCGAAGGCTAG
- a CDS encoding type II 3-dehydroquinate dehydratase: protein MQTIFVLNGPNLNLLGMREPEIYGSDTLDDIAHTLHEQAKGLGVEIDMRQTNHEGVLVDWLHEAREVGAKAVLLNAGAYTHTSIALLDAIKAIGVPVIEVHLSDPSKREEFRHISYVGMGAVDEVKGLGPRSYSVALEKAAAL, encoded by the coding sequence ATGCAGACAATCTTCGTTCTTAACGGCCCCAATCTCAACCTGCTCGGCATGCGGGAGCCGGAGATCTATGGCTCCGACACCCTCGACGACATCGCCCACACCCTCCACGAACAGGCCAAGGGCCTCGGCGTCGAAATCGATATGCGCCAGACCAACCACGAGGGCGTGCTGGTCGACTGGCTGCACGAAGCGCGCGAGGTCGGAGCCAAGGCGGTGCTGCTCAACGCGGGAGCCTATACCCACACCTCCATCGCCCTGCTCGACGCGATCAAGGCGATCGGCGTGCCTGTGATAGAGGTGCACCTGTCCGATCCCTCGAAGCGCGAGGAGTTTCGCCACATCTCCTACGTCGGCATGGGCGCGGTGGACGAAGTGAAAGGTCTTGGCCCGCGCAGCTATTCCGTAGCGTTGGAGAAGGCTGCTGCGCTGTAA
- the secD gene encoding protein translocase subunit SecD, producing MLDFPTWKKAWLWLITGLACLAALPSLLSFTSVRWPEALPDPMVNLGLDLAGGSHILLEADSKQVAAQRLENMEENVRGLMRNAEPRIRIGDVSTRGGRLSFILDDPTEIDRAREIMLPSINGTGLVREWNLSVEDGNRIILTQTQEGVDTAVSDAMESAIEVVRKRIDELGTREPTIIRQGDTRIVVQVPGLQDPDALKALLGETAQLEFKLVDQNALPSDVQQGLAPPGSEIVPYAETSDFAGSSIAVRRLGGIRGDNLTGAQQSFEPQTNQPVVNIQFDSDGGRRFAKLTTENVGKPFAIILDGKVLSAPNINEPIRGGTAQISGGFSVETANRLAISLRSGALPVDLAVIEERTVGPDLGADSIKKGLIAMSIGSLLVVLLMIFTYGRFGIYATAALVINVLMILGIMAGLGTTLTLPGIAGFVLTIGAAVDANVLINERIREERKRGRRVVAAVENGYKEASRAIYDANVTNFIAGVLLFLFGSGPVRGFAVVLVIGLFTSVFTGVTMTRMWVAGWLRKARPNDLNL from the coding sequence ATGCTCGACTTCCCCACATGGAAGAAGGCCTGGCTCTGGCTCATAACCGGGCTTGCCTGTCTTGCTGCACTCCCGTCACTGCTGTCGTTCACCAGCGTTCGCTGGCCCGAAGCGCTGCCCGACCCGATGGTCAACCTCGGTCTCGACCTTGCTGGGGGTAGCCACATCCTGCTCGAGGCCGACAGCAAGCAGGTTGCTGCTCAACGCCTCGAGAACATGGAAGAGAACGTCCGTGGTCTTATGCGCAATGCCGAACCGCGCATTCGCATCGGCGATGTCTCGACCCGCGGCGGTCGGCTCAGTTTCATACTCGACGACCCGACCGAAATCGACCGTGCCCGCGAAATCATGCTGCCCTCGATCAACGGTACGGGCCTCGTGCGCGAATGGAACCTGTCGGTCGAGGACGGCAATCGCATCATCCTGACCCAGACGCAGGAAGGCGTCGACACCGCGGTTTCCGACGCGATGGAAAGCGCGATCGAGGTGGTCCGCAAGCGTATCGACGAACTGGGCACGCGCGAACCGACGATCATTCGCCAGGGCGACACGCGCATCGTGGTGCAGGTCCCCGGCCTGCAGGATCCCGATGCGCTCAAGGCGTTGCTCGGTGAAACCGCGCAGCTCGAATTCAAGCTGGTCGACCAGAACGCCCTGCCGAGCGACGTGCAGCAGGGCCTCGCCCCTCCGGGTAGCGAGATCGTCCCTTATGCCGAAACCTCCGACTTTGCGGGCTCGTCGATCGCCGTGCGTCGCCTTGGCGGCATCCGCGGCGACAACCTGACGGGCGCGCAGCAGAGCTTCGAACCGCAGACAAACCAGCCGGTGGTCAACATCCAGTTCGACAGCGACGGCGGCCGCCGTTTCGCCAAGCTGACGACCGAAAACGTCGGCAAGCCCTTCGCCATCATCCTCGACGGCAAGGTGCTTTCGGCACCTAACATCAACGAGCCGATCCGCGGCGGCACTGCCCAGATTTCGGGCGGTTTCTCGGTAGAGACGGCCAATCGACTGGCGATTTCGTTGCGTTCGGGTGCACTCCCCGTCGACCTCGCCGTTATCGAAGAGCGCACCGTGGGTCCCGACCTCGGCGCGGACTCGATCAAGAAGGGCCTGATCGCGATGAGCATCGGGTCGCTGCTCGTCGTGCTGCTGATGATCTTCACCTACGGTCGCTTCGGCATCTACGCCACCGCGGCATTGGTCATCAACGTGCTGATGATCCTCGGCATCATGGCCGGCCTCGGCACCACGCTGACACTGCCCGGTATCGCCGGCTTCGTGCTGACCATCGGTGCCGCAGTGGACGCCAACGTGCTGATCAACGAACGTATCCGTGAAGAGCGCAAGCGCGGCCGCCGTGTCGTCGCCGCGGTCGAAAACGGGTACAAGGAAGCGAGCCGCGCGATCTACGACGCCAACGTCACCAACTTCATCGCCGGCGTGCTGTTGTTCCTGTTCGGCTCGGGTCCGGTTCGCGGTTTCGCGGTCGTGCTCGTGATCGGCCTTTTCACCAGCGTCTTTACCGGCGTGACCATGACCCGCATGTGGGTCGCCGGATGGCTGCGCAAGGCGCGGCCCAACGATCTCAACCTGTAA
- a CDS encoding P-II family nitrogen regulator: MIETTPRERIEVLVDAPLAPRLADMAEAAGITGHTLIRTESGRGRHGDWSEDLISGATAKYIFLTIANPDRAETFLQMIAPLLDSHGLVVLRSTVDVIRPERF; the protein is encoded by the coding sequence ATGATCGAGACGACGCCCCGTGAAAGGATCGAAGTCCTGGTCGACGCGCCGCTCGCGCCGCGTCTCGCCGACATGGCAGAGGCTGCGGGGATTACCGGTCACACGCTGATCCGCACCGAGAGTGGGCGCGGTCGACACGGCGATTGGTCCGAGGATCTCATTAGCGGGGCGACGGCAAAATACATCTTCCTGACGATTGCCAATCCTGATCGGGCGGAGACTTTTCTGCAGATGATCGCGCCATTGCTCGACAGTCATGGACTGGTGGTCCTGCGTTCGACCGTGGACGTCATCCGTCCGGAAAGGTTCTAG
- a CDS encoding Lrp/AsnC family transcriptional regulator → MANLDEIDRKLLSELQAEGRITNVELAHRVGLTAPPCLRRVRALEEEGVIKGYHADLEPGKLGFSITVFAMVSLKSQAEDALREFEAAMKELPEVREVHMLNGEIDFILKIVARDLQGFQEFLTSKLTPAPNVASVKTSLTIRTSKHEPGVPLG, encoded by the coding sequence ATGGCCAATCTCGACGAAATCGACCGCAAGCTCCTCTCCGAGCTTCAGGCCGAGGGGCGCATCACCAACGTCGAGCTGGCCCATCGCGTCGGCCTGACCGCACCGCCCTGCCTGCGCCGCGTCCGCGCGCTCGAGGAAGAGGGGGTCATCAAGGGCTATCATGCCGATCTCGAACCCGGGAAGCTCGGATTCTCCATCACCGTATTCGCCATGGTCAGCCTGAAGAGCCAGGCCGAGGACGCGCTGCGTGAATTCGAAGCGGCGATGAAGGAACTGCCCGAAGTGCGCGAAGTGCACATGCTCAATGGCGAGATCGACTTCATCCTCAAGATCGTCGCCCGCGACTTGCAGGGCTTCCAGGAATTCCTCACCAGCAAGCTGACGCCCGCGCCCAATGTGGCGAGCGTCAAGACCTCGCTGACGATCCGTACCAGCAAGCACGAGCCGGGCGTCCCGCTGGGCTGA
- a CDS encoding sodium-dependent bicarbonate transport family permease — translation MDQLSATLLSAPVLFFVLGALAAAARSDLAVPETIAKGMSLYLMAAIGLKGGVEVANAGIGPELVTALGAGLLLSASIPFLVAPALARFGGLDRTNTGAVAAHYGSVSVVTFVTASQVYGDNGFVVAGFMVAVLAMMETPAILSGLFIARKQGGSALSRELMREVLFNGSVVLLLGSFAIGMLIGEKGFEPISPLFKAGFTGVLCLFLLDMGLIAMRRILKTRALTWRLATLAVAFPIMNGTIAVTIGTLIGLDAPSAAALGILGASASYIAVPAAMRLSLPQADAGLYLAMSLGVTFPFNIVLGIPLFRWMSETLGALL, via the coding sequence ATGGATCAGCTTTCTGCGACCCTGCTTTCGGCGCCGGTACTTTTCTTCGTACTGGGGGCCCTTGCTGCGGCGGCGCGATCGGATCTCGCCGTGCCGGAAACCATCGCCAAGGGGATGTCGCTCTACTTGATGGCCGCGATCGGCCTTAAGGGCGGCGTTGAAGTCGCCAATGCGGGCATCGGACCCGAACTCGTCACGGCGCTGGGGGCAGGTTTGCTCCTGAGTGCCTCCATACCTTTCTTGGTCGCCCCGGCGCTGGCGCGCTTTGGTGGGCTGGACCGGACGAACACCGGCGCAGTTGCCGCGCACTACGGATCGGTCAGTGTCGTCACCTTCGTGACTGCCAGCCAGGTCTACGGCGACAACGGCTTCGTGGTTGCCGGCTTCATGGTCGCGGTCCTCGCGATGATGGAAACTCCCGCTATCCTTTCCGGCCTGTTCATTGCGCGCAAACAGGGTGGCAGCGCCTTGTCGCGCGAGCTGATGCGCGAGGTGTTGTTCAACGGCTCGGTCGTATTGCTTCTGGGCAGCTTCGCAATCGGCATGCTCATCGGCGAGAAAGGCTTCGAGCCGATCTCGCCATTGTTCAAGGCCGGCTTCACCGGTGTCCTGTGCCTCTTCCTGCTCGACATGGGCCTGATCGCAATGCGCCGCATACTCAAGACCCGGGCCCTTACCTGGCGCCTGGCAACCCTTGCAGTCGCATTCCCGATCATGAACGGAACCATCGCGGTGACGATCGGGACCCTGATCGGGCTCGATGCGCCCTCGGCCGCCGCGCTCGGCATCCTTGGTGCGAGTGCATCCTACATCGCCGTGCCGGCAGCGATGCGCCTGTCACTGCCGCAGGCTGACGCCGGCCTGTATCTCGCGATGTCGCTTGGCGTGACCTTCCCGTTCAACATAGTACTGGGCATCCCGCTCTTCCGGTGGATGTCCGAGACCCTTGGAGCCCTGCTATGA
- a CDS encoding GFA family protein: MEVHDTIEGHCLCGAVSIVIEGPSAEVEICQCSMCRRWGGAFYSAQTGKQMTVRGEEHAKVYRSSEWAERAFCRTCGSNLWFRFLPTGNRSFSAGLFDGSRRFAVEKEIFTDEAADWCCLAGDHPRQTGAEVIAEAKAAGFTFD, encoded by the coding sequence ATGGAAGTCCACGACACGATCGAAGGCCACTGCCTGTGCGGCGCGGTCAGCATCGTGATCGAAGGCCCCAGCGCAGAGGTCGAAATCTGTCAGTGCAGCATGTGCCGTCGCTGGGGTGGAGCATTCTACAGTGCGCAGACGGGCAAGCAGATGACCGTGCGCGGCGAAGAGCACGCCAAAGTCTACCGCTCCAGCGAATGGGCCGAACGCGCGTTCTGCAGGACTTGCGGGAGCAACTTGTGGTTCCGTTTCCTGCCTACCGGCAACCGCAGCTTCTCAGCCGGTCTCTTTGACGGCTCACGCCGGTTCGCAGTGGAGAAGGAGATCTTCACCGATGAGGCAGCCGACTGGTGCTGTCTGGCCGGCGACCATCCCCGCCAGACAGGCGCAGAAGTCATCGCCGAAGCCAAGGCCGCAGGGTTCACCTTCGACTAG
- a CDS encoding TetR/AcrR family transcriptional regulator translates to MPRQQERSETTRNAICAVFRKSLLERGLEATTTLSVLAEAGLSKGALYHHFASKAEIVETIYREESHAAVKRAATSVSGDLPPVERLKLACSAWLNELNEPDVARILLQIGPAALGSSKVREIEDELTLRLFQALLEEAMELGQVSLSDPLLAARLINGMVAEVAVLPRSDRKAAAGTIGPVVDAILTSLG, encoded by the coding sequence ATGCCGCGCCAGCAGGAAAGATCCGAGACGACACGCAACGCGATCTGCGCCGTGTTTCGAAAATCGCTTCTCGAGCGAGGCCTGGAGGCTACTACGACATTGAGCGTCCTTGCCGAAGCGGGGCTGAGCAAAGGAGCTTTATACCACCACTTCGCCAGCAAGGCGGAAATCGTCGAGACAATCTATCGCGAAGAATCGCACGCCGCCGTTAAGCGGGCGGCGACCAGCGTCTCGGGAGACCTGCCACCGGTCGAACGGTTGAAGCTTGCTTGCAGCGCCTGGCTGAACGAACTTAACGAGCCCGACGTAGCGCGTATCCTGCTTCAGATCGGGCCGGCTGCGCTTGGTAGCTCGAAAGTCCGGGAAATCGAGGACGAGCTCACCCTGCGGCTGTTTCAGGCCTTGCTCGAAGAAGCGATGGAACTGGGGCAGGTTTCGCTGTCCGATCCTTTGCTCGCCGCGCGGCTCATCAATGGAATGGTTGCCGAGGTCGCGGTGCTCCCCCGAAGCGATCGCAAGGCCGCCGCGGGAACGATCGGGCCAGTGGTCGACGCTATCCTGACTTCGCTCGGCTGA